In Spirochaetales bacterium, the sequence TCATATAAGCGAATTTCAATTCCAGTACAACGTACTTTATATATTCCAACGCTCAAGGCTTCACCTGGCGCAATCGCGCCCTTCGTGTTAAAATATATTAATTAGACTCGGGGCACGGACAACCCGGGAAACGCCGGCCGTTCAACGCTCCCTTTTCAGGGCGCGGTAGAAGCCTTCGGGTTTGAGGTCGGGGCTTTCGACGCCCCTTTCGCATACCAGATAACGCCTTGTCTCCTGGCAGAGGTCGCATTTGGAGACGTATGTTTCTTCGGCCGTAAAACTTTCCGTCCGCTTCGCGTACTCGTACAGCCCGCGTACGCCGGATTGAAGAAGCAGGGTAAGGTACGGGTACCGTCCGTCGTCGAGCGGCCCTCCCAGGTCGTCGAGCCGGACCGCGAGCCCGCTGCACAGCCCGGGGAGGTAGTTGCCGTAAAGGTCCGCATGAAAGTGCGACGTGTCGATGAGTTCCCCGCACGGCGGGGAGGCGAGTATCGTTTTAAGCGCGGCCGGTTTCATGTACGTTCTGTATGTCTCGATCGCCCTGCCGCGAAAGGCGACCCGGTAGCGGCCGGGTATCGAAGCGATATACCCCGGCCCGAAAGCTTTTTCGTATTCCGCGAGCGAATGCGGGGTGTCGGAATCGAACCGCGCCAGGTCGGGGAGGAATTCGTCGACCCAGGGGAAAACCCCCATCCCCGTTTTACGGCAGGCCTCCCTCACCCCCCTGACGCGGGCAAAGGGGATGCGTTCGTTGTGGAAGGGGCTTATCGAAAGGAGGAGCGTGGAGCAGCCCGCTTCGAGAAGCGAACGGAGCACGGCTTCCGCCTGTTCCGGATTGTTATACCACGAGCTGTTCGTCTCGATATAATCGATCGCCACCCCTTCTTCCGCGGCGATGCGTATCACATCGAGAAGGCCGTCCGTGTTCAGGAAGGGTTCCCCGCCGCCCACGTGAACCGCATAACACCCAAGATGCCGGATGGCGCGGAAAGCGGCTTGCGCCGCCTCCGTGGCGATGTAGTCCTTTGCCCGGCCGGGTCCGCAGGCGTAAAGGCAATGGCCGCAGCGTGAGGTGCAGTTGTAGTTCGTGATAATGCCGCCGGATGAAAGGCGGGTGATGAAGGGGGTTTTATTCATACAATCGATATTATACCGCCCTCATCCGTAAAAGTAAACAGATACCGCGGCCGTTTGCGGGACATGGCCGGATTACCGTCTTGATACAGGTTGCATTATGAAAGGAGATAGTGTATAATAAGAAAAAAATTTATCAGTAAGGAGAAGATAATGAAAAGAAGCCGTGTCATAAAAATTCTTTCTTTCCCCGTTTTGTTTGCGGCCCTGTTCTTTTTTTCATGCAATGAACTCGGCGAGCTGTTGGATGTCGATGAAGACCCGTATCCCGATGTTTCCGGAGTGTGGGCGATAACGGATTCCTGCGAAGCACTGCCGCCCATACAGACCGCTACAATAGAACAGAATGATGCCGATTTGACCGTCCTGCTGGAACCGATCAGTGTTACCATGATCGGAACGATTGAAGAAAACGGCGATATCCTTATCGAAGGAAAAATAAATGAAGTGGCAATTACCGTAAAAGGGAAATACGAAGACGGGGATATAATGCAGTTGACCGCATATCTGGCCGATATTATCTGTGATATTACCATCGAAAGAAGCTGATCGCCCGTATTTTTTCTGGTTTTGAAATCTGTTTTATCCCGAACCCTCGGAAAACCGTTCGATGGCGCGAAACGCAGCGTGTGCCGTCTGCGGGATGATGCATTTTTTTTCCCGGCCGGGTCCGCAGGTATAGAGGCAATGGCCGCAGCGTGAGGTGCGGTTGTAGTTCGTGATAATGCCGCCGGATGAAAGGCGGGTGACCGAAGCATGACATCGCTTTTTCTTGCTAAATAGAGGGAAATAGTGTATACTGCAACGAATAGATAAACGTTTTAGGAGCATATAATGAAAAGATACAATATCGCGATAATTCTTTCTTCCCTTATATGTCTTGCCGTATTACTGTGTGTTTCCTGCAACGAGATCGGCAGTATATGGAATGTTGTCGATGAAAATCCTTATCCCGATATATCGGGAGAGTGGGTGATAACCAAATCCTGTGACGCCTTTTCGTCGGTTACGACGATAACGATAGAGCAGGATGATGCCGATCTTGTGCTGACAATGGGCCCGGCACCTGTCATCCTGAGCGGCCTGATCGAGGAGAACGGGGATATCGCTGTAAAAGGAAAAATAGCAATCAATGCAATAAGTCTAAAGATTACCGGGACGGGAAAATATACGAAAGATGAAACGATACTTTTAACGATGGACATTAATTCGATAATCTGTGACATTAAGGCCGAACGGGGCTGAATTGTATTCTTCCTTTGAGGCAGATGTACCGTTTCTCACGCTTTGACTGCCCCCCTGCATATGGGCGGAACGTAACATAATATATAATGAACACAATGTGTGGATGACCTCATACTGCGGCCGAAAAACGTTCGATGGCGCGGACGGCTTCCGCCGAATCGTCGGTAATCGAGAGGAGTTTTTCATACGGTCTTCCTTCCGCGAGTTTCCGTAAAAGGGGATAGACCGGTTTTGTTTTTGTCCAGTACGCGGTGTCGAGAAACACCATCGGACTGGGAAATCCGTAAGAGGAATAATGGTTCTGCGCGGCGTCCTGGAATATTTCCTGGATAGTACCGGCGCTTCCCGGCGTATAGACGATTCCCCCCTTCGCGAGGGCCAGGAGTCCTTCCTCCCGGACGCTGTTCGCGAAATATTTCGCGATCTTTGATGCAAAGGGGGTGGCCGGTTCATGTCCGTAGTGCCATGTGGGAATTCCGATATCGCGGCACACAAAGGTCCTGCACGGGTATCTTTCCATCACCCTGAATGCGGCGGAAAGCCATTCCCTGTTTTTATAGTCGGGGCCGCCGGCAAGCAGACCGAGGATATCATCGACCTCGGTTTCCTCCCGTTTCGCGCACCATGCACCGAGATGCGCGGCATCCATGGCGCCCGGTCCGCCGCCGCTCAGCATGAAATATCCTTTTTCAACAAGACTTTTTGAAAGCATCACCACCTTCCGGTAATCGGGATCCGTCCGGAGGAGGGAATGTCCCCCCATAACGGCGACGATGTTCCTTTCAGGTACCGCGTCGGTGATATCGTGCAGGGCGTCGGTGATCGAATGATCGTGCAGCCGCCGCGCGATCGATTCATAGATGCTGGGCGGCGTGTCCTTGCCGGTTTCAAGATAATGGCGGTAAATGACCGCATCGGGGGTGTTTTCAATGGTATCGGGTTTTTCGGGATCAAAACCCCGGTAGAGTTCGTTCGCCGTGTAAAGCGTCCCCCTGTACGGTCTGAAAGGGACTTTCAGATTGGGGAATATGAGATTGCCGCGTTCTCTCAGCGTCTGTTCGAGTTCCCTGCTCATCGGGCAGCCGAGAAAAAGACATTCCGTAATCTCTCTCCCTTTCAGTTGCTCCGTCAACGGAATGAGGTCCATGTCCTGGAAAATGATCCGGTACATGGAGTCTCCGGCTGCAAGCAGTGAATGCAGCTTCTCATTGGTATCTATTTCTAACATAATTAAGCTTTCTCCGATCTTTTTCCGGGCGGTGTTACAATGACATTATAGTCCGCCGGTTGTTTCAGTTTCAATAGAATGGAAAGAATAAAAGACCGATAAGGTGTGCGAAAAAAAAGGCCGGCTTTGATAGCCGGCCATGGAAAGCTTTTCGTCATCGGGTCTGAGGCGTCCCGTTTCAATGCGTTTAGCAGAAATGATCGATCAACCCGACATAGTAGCGGGCGATGACCAGCGCGTCGACGATATCGATACTGCCGCTGCAGTTCGCGTCCGCCGCTGCTTGATTGAAGTTGGAGGGGGTCAGGCCGACGTAATGCTGCGCGACAAGAAGCGCGTCCACGATATTGATATTCCCATCCGAGTTCACGTCGCCGATGTTCTGTGACGGCGGATTGGTAACGGAAGGCGGGTTTGTGACCGCCGGAGGATTTGTCTGCGCCGGCGGCGATGTAGGACTCGAAGAGCCGCTCAAAAGTCCGGCGAGCGCTCCGACCAGTCCGGCGTTGTAATCGATGGCGACTTCGGTATACTGATACTGGTTGACGTCGTCCACGTAATTGTCGGATTGATCGGGACCTCCCACAAGGGCGCCGGTAAGGGTGTGCTGCGCGGGCTTCTGGTTGTCGCCGTTCGCATAGGTATACCCGTTCGCGGCCCTGTGGTGGGGGTGTGTCGGCCAGTTGGAGCCGTACCCGATCATATACGACATGTTGGCGGGATTCGAACCGAGTATATAGTCGATCTGTTTTGTTGCAAATGTGCGGTAAGCCTGGTTTCCCGTCTCCCTGTAGTAAAGCAGCGAGATCATCGAGGCGGCTGCGTTGTAACGGAGGACACCCCAGTTGTGGAGGTATTTCATGCCGCCCGGCGACGTGGTGAGGGTATTCATCCAGTATTCCAGGTTTTCTTCCACGATGTTCCTGAATGCAGAATCCCCGGTCAGGAGGGTGAGTTTCGTACAGACCGCGAGGCCCATATCGTCCCAGCACATGGTCCAGTGATTCTGGACAA encodes:
- a CDS encoding radical SAM protein; this encodes MNKTPFITRLSSGGIITNYNCTSRCGHCLYACGPGRAKDYIATEAAQAAFRAIRHLGCYAVHVGGGEPFLNTDGLLDVIRIAAEEGVAIDYIETNSSWYNNPEQAEAVLRSLLEAGCSTLLLSISPFHNERIPFARVRGVREACRKTGMGVFPWVDEFLPDLARFDSDTPHSLAEYEKAFGPGYIASIPGRYRVAFRGRAIETYRTYMKPAALKTILASPPCGELIDTSHFHADLYGNYLPGLCSGLAVRLDDLGGPLDDGRYPYLTLLLQSGVRGLYEYAKRTESFTAEETYVSKCDLCQETRRYLVCERGVESPDLKPEGFYRALKRER
- a CDS encoding glycoside hydrolase family 9 protein, whose protein sequence is MTTKKTTILTAILMFCIPFALMAQSYSDALTKAIQFYDANKCGPDVASNNVFSSWRGACHTQDGNDVGVNLTGGYHDAGDHVKFGLPQGYTASVLGWALYEFRSAFDGAGATNKLLSTLKYFTDYFIKSKSGSRFYYQVGEGEADHTYWGPPEEQDPNRPTYAWADSSHPATDVLGETSAALTLMYLNYRNTDSGYASQCLSLARDLYTMAKGNLGYGEGQSFYQSSSYYDDLSWAATWLYVVDGTSSYITDIKEYLSHATRNGDQPLVQNHWTMCWDDMGLAVCTKLTLLTGDSAFRNIVEENLEYWMNTLTTSPGGMKYLHNWGVLRYNAAASMISLLYYRETGNQAYRTFATKQIDYILGSNPANMSYMIGYGSNWPTHPHHRAANGYTYANGDNQKPAQHTLTGALVGGPDQSDNYVDDVNQYQYTEVAIDYNAGLVGALAGLLSGSSSPTSPPAQTNPPAVTNPPSVTNPPSQNIGDVNSDGNINIVDALLVAQHYVGLTPSNFNQAAADANCSGSIDIVDALVIARYYVGLIDHFC